One Poecilia reticulata strain Guanapo linkage group LG4, Guppy_female_1.0+MT, whole genome shotgun sequence genomic window carries:
- the LOC108166220 gene encoding zinc finger protein 436-like has product MSVTTWEVLEDNFLITKERNLTVGYNTPNIAQIKVEEEEPEPQQMVEKQEEPEPIKEEQVELRISQDEVKQETMVTPADEEIFHSEQELQQMMETKEEPEPSQVKEEPEEPEPVKVKEEEDDLCSDQDGGQLVEKQEVNTCLVTPADELKDNREPNEDQLLFEKCLKAEDQHQQGSNTGGNNSKLKAPKLNIPSCEICGKCFTTYKYLTDHIRTHTGEKPYACELCDKCFADCSARAKHMKTHTGRKPYRCQVCGKSFSHCSNLARHMRTHTGEKPYSCEACGKSFRHGNTMARHMRTHTGEKPYTCEACDKSFIQPSDLTRHLRSHTGEKSFSCLTCGKGFTRQSSLAVHMRTHTGEKPYSCKMCGKSFRYSSHLSRHENSHR; this is encoded by the coding sequence ATGTCTGTCACTACATGGGAGGTTCTGGAGGACAACTTTCTCATAACCAAAGAGAGAAACCTAACTGTTGGTTACAATACTCCAAACATTGCACAGATAAAAGTGGaagaggaggaaccagaacctcagcaGATGGTTGAGaaacaggaggaaccagaaccaatcaAAGAAGAACAGGTTGAACTGAGGATCTCCCAGGATGAAGTGAAGCAGGAGACCATGGTGACTCCTGCTGATGAGGAAATATTCCACTCTGAGCAAGAACTGCAGCAGATGATGGAGACaaaagaggaaccagaaccctCACAGGTGAAAGAGGAAccagaagaaccagaacctgtgaaggttaaagaggaggaggatgatctCTGCAGTGATCAGGATGGAGGTCAGCTGGTGGAGAAGCAGGAGGTTAACACCTGTCTGGTGACTCCTGCTGATGAACTTAAGGACAACAGAGAGCCAAACGAGGACCAACTTCTGTTTGAGAAGTGCCTTAAAGCTGAGGACCAGCATCAGCAAGGAAGCAACACGGGAGGAAACAACTCAAAACTAAAAGCACCTAAACTAAATATACCATCCTGTGAAATATGTGGCAAATGTTTCACTACATATAAGTACCTGACTGATCACATAagaactcacacaggtgagaaaccatATGCTTGTGAACTGTGTGATAAATGCTTTGCTGATTGTAGTGCCAGGGCCAAACATATGAAAACCCACACAGGTAGGAAGCCTTATCGCTGTCAAGTGTGTGGAAAATCATTCAGCCACTGTAGTAACTTAGCCAGACATATGAGAACACACACAGGGGAGAAACCATATTCTTGTGAAGCATGTGGTAAATCTTTTCGTCATGGTAATACGATGGCTCGACATATGAGAACCCACACAGGTGAAAAACCGTATACCTGTGAAGCGTGTGATAAATCCTTCATACAGCCCAGTGATTTGACCCGTCACCTTAGAagtcacacaggtgagaagtcTTTCTCCTGTCTGACGTGTGGAAAAGGTTTCACTAGACAATCCTCCTTGGCTGTGCACATGAGAACCCACACAGGGGAGAAACCCTACTCTTGTAAAATGTGTGGAAAGTCTTTTAGATATAGCAGCCATTTGAGTCGTcatgagaactcacacaggtga
- the prpf38a gene encoding pre-mRNA-splicing factor 38A, producing the protein MANRTVKDANSIHGTNPQYLVEKIIRTRIYESKYWKEECFGLTAELVVDKAMELKFVGGVYGGNIKPTPFLCLTLKMLQIQPEKDIIVEFIKNEDFKYVRLLGAMYMRLTGTAVDCYKYLEPLYNDYRKIKSQNRNGEFERMHVDEFIDELLHAERVCDIILPRLQKRQVLEEAEMLDPRVSALEEDLDEVESSEEEDEEEEKFERLPSPEPHRRGHRDNDRPRRSPSPRHRRSRSPRRRSRSPKRRSPSPRRERERHRSKSPRRHRSRSRDRRHRSKSPGHHRSHRHRSHSKTPERSSKKSHKKSRRGND; encoded by the exons ATGGCAAACAGAACCGTTAAAGATGCAAACAGCATCCACGGAACCAACCCGCAATACCTGGTGGAGAAAATCATCCGGACCCGAATCTATGAGTCCAAATACTGGAAGGAGGAATGTTTCGGTCTGACCG CGGAGCTGGTGGTGGACAAAGCCATGGAGCTGAAGTTTGTGGGAGGAGTTTATGGCGGGAACATCAAGCCGACTCCGTTCCTCTGCCTCACGCTGAAGATGCTCCAGATCCAGCCGGAGAAAGACATCATCGTGGAGTTCATCAAAAACGAGGATTTTAA GTACGTCCGTCTGCTGGGAGCCATGTACATGAGGCTGACTGGTACCGCCGTGGACTGCTACAAGTACCTGGAGCCGCTCTACAACGACTACAGGAAGATCAAGAGTCAGAACCGGAACGGAG AGTTTGAGCGGATGCATGTTGATGAGTTCATCGATGAGCTGCTTCACGCAGAGAGAGTGTGTGACATCATCCTGCCGCGGCTTCAG AAGAGGCAGGTTCTGGAGGAAGCCGAGATGCTGGACCCGCGGGTCAGCGCTCTGGAGGAAGACCTGGACGAGGTGGAGAGCAGCGAGGAagaggacgaggaagaggagaag TTCGAGAGGCTGCCGAGCCCGGAGCCCCACAGACGCGGTCACCGTGACAACGACCGGCCTCGGCGCTCGCCGTCGCCTCGCCACAGACGCAGCCGCTCTCCTCGCCG GCGGAGCCGATCGCCCAAGAGACGAAG CCCGTCGCctcgcagagagagagagcgccaCCGCAGCAAGAGCCCGCGGCGCCACCGCAGCCGCTCCAGGGACAGGCGGCACCGCTCCAAATCGCCCG GTCACCACAGAAGCCACAGACATCGGAGCCACTCCAAAACCCCGGAGCG AAGCTCCAAAAAGAGCCACAAGAAGAGCCGGAGAGGAAACGACTGA
- the LOC103463190 gene encoding interferon-induced protein with tetratricopeptide repeats 1-like: MSSPQSLQSRLKALECHFTWDLDPSRSNLFRIRYRLEDVGTEEGNVWLGHVYNLQGFIQYQLGSSEDALNLFNRAAETFQRQKNADEGPWLMVNFGNLAWLHHHLGEDEKSEDYLSKVDGLMRKKEGDLYPEVLAEKAWTLMMFDKEKXQQAXELFQRAIRMQPDTVEWRSSRMICLLSTLKHRDVEPEPDVWEDLRVAREEDPENLYLAAVDLKQRAKRGERVKEEALELSEKILLNPVSSYSGIKPLLRIFRQIESYDDVIDVAERALTKDPDSRYLKRCAALAYKWKIVFSRNGRPSQRTFDRAIGLLEDVISGYPESCLPKKLDFASVWAKSGRGLTKPDQIYKELLQKSLDPSDQQCVYNYYAKYLNFDRQERNKSIEYHMKAAAINHESFSRMNSIQALERIRDRGRSRMCPEIREFLENLEGVQTV; the protein is encoded by the exons ATGAG TTCTCCTCAGAGTCTGCAGTCCAGACTGAAGGCCTTGGAGTGCCACTTCACCTGGGATCTGGACCCCAGCAGGAGCAACCTGTTCCGTATCAGATATCGCCTGGAGGATGTCGGCACTGAGGAGGGAAACGTCTGGCTGGGTCACGTCTACAACCTGCAGGGCTTCATCCAGTACCAGCTGGGCTCCTCTGAAGACGCCCTGAACCTCTTCAACCGGGCYGCTGAGACCTTCCAGAGGCAGAAAAACGCTGATGAAGGTCCCTGGTTGATGGTGAACTTTGGGAATCTGGCCTGGCTGCACCATCACCTGGGAGAAGATGAGAAGAGTGAAGACTACCTGTCAAAGGTGGACGGCCTGATGAGGAAGAAGGAGGGAGATCTCTACCCAGAGGTCTTAGCTGAAAAGGCCTGGACCCTGATGATGTTTGATAAAGAGAAGMAGCAGCAGGCTKYAGAGCTCTTCCAGAGAGCCATCCGGATGCAGCCGGACACCGTGGAGTGGCGGAGCAGCCGTATGATCTGTCTGCTGAGCACCTTGAAACACCGCGACGTGGAACCAGAGCCTGACGTCTGGGAGGACCTAAGGGTAGCCAGAGAAGAAGATCCAGAAAACTTGTACCTGGCTGCTGTCGACCTGAAACAACGAGCCAAGAGAGGCGAGCGAGTTAAAGAGGAAGCACTGGAGTTGTCCGAGAAGATTTTACTGAACCCTGTCAGCAGCTACAGTGGCATCAAACCTCTGCTGAGGATCTTCAGACAAATCGAATCCTACGACGATGTGATCGACGTGGCAGAAAGGGCCCTGACAAAGGATCCAGATTCCCGGTACCTGAAGAGATGTGCCGCTCTTGCCTACAAATGGAAGATAGTTTTTTCCAGAAACGGACGCCCAAGTCAAAGAACCTTCGACCGGGCAATCGGCTTGTTGGAGGACGTCATCTCTGGCTACCCTGAGTCTTGCTTACCAAAGAAGTTGGACTTTGCAAGTGTGTGGGCCAAGTCCGGTCGTGGGCTGACGAAACCAGATCAGATCTACAAGGAGTTGCTGCAGAAATCTTTGGATCCTTCAGACCAACAGTGTGTTTACAACTACTACGCCAAGTACCTCAACTTCGACCGGCAGGAAAGAAACAAGTCGATTGAGTATCACATGAAGGCTGCAGCCATTAACCACGAGTCTTTCTCCCGGATGAACAGCATCCAGGCGCTGGAGAGGATCCGAGACCGCGGACGGTCCAGAATGTGCCCAGAGATCCGGGAGTTTCTGGAAAACCTGGAAGGTGTCCAGACTGTGTGA
- the trmt1l gene encoding TRMT1-like protein isoform X1: MAELKEADASQQHQEDGGIKRDEDTGEENSAGAAAAAERSDAAADGDSKPSTTTSDRHISIQTKLEGLEMLVDLNGAGRKSCPLCPEEKFKACYSHKLRRHLQNLHWKVYVEFKGSRMCICHLACRNPKPSLSGDQVSGRHMAHFHCVVCSVTIARKTDMISHLKRHFNKGETEASYPGGSDAQTDEPAPSGQAYEILKELGTNVQLLPNHSTPMKSDTYFNRKMKTNRQLVFCSLAVLAEERNPLECLDAFGATGIMGLQWAKHLRSSVRVTITDISDTCVKMIRENCQLNNIRADGGSRGPRGPDRAGCEPETAPVATVEVAKMDANVIMHLRPFDYIHLDPFGTAVNYLDAAFRNVRNLGIISVTSTDTGSLYAKSPNVTLRHYGCHIVRTEYYKELAARMVVATVARAAARCNKGIEVLLAVAVEHFVLVVVRVLRGPTQADESAKKLRKLVHCQWCEERVFLKLGNMVDDTVPCNCHGSLPGKTAVQLGPLWAGPLFNTGFLRRMLSAAAQHSMDDIQPLVKTLICESECTTLKSLVHGSSALSNQVECGVVIKTLQGGEDGGPADQAGKRKSVEECGNVVKKLKPDASLDHPAFYYSLHRHSIRRMNMPKLNKFLQYLTEAGFRVSRTHFDPTGVRTDATLQQFKSVLTKYSVPTGTSAGAGQSAASSEKAV; encoded by the exons atGGCGGAGCTGAAAGAGGCGGACGCTTCTCAGCAGCACCAGGAGGACGGAGGCATCAAAC GTGATGAAGACACCGGAGAGGAAAACTCTGCCGGCGCGGCCGCCGCTGCAGAGCGGAGCGACGCTGCGGCTGATGGCGACTCCAAACCTTCAACCACGACCTCCG ACAGACACATCTCCATCCAGACCAAACTGGAAGGACTGGAGATGCTGGTGGACCTTAATGGTG CGGGCCGGAAGTCCTGCCCTCTGTGTCCGGAGGAGAAGTTTAAAGCGTGCTACAGCCACAAGCTGCGCCGGCACCTGCAGAACCTCCACTGGAAGGTCTATGTGGAGTTCAAAG GAAGCAGGATGTGCATCTGCCACCTGGCCTGCAGGAACCCCAAGCCCAGCCTGAGCGGAGATCAG GTGTCGGGTCGACACATGGCCCACTTCCACTGCGTGGTGTGTTCGGTCACCATCGCCCGGAAGACGGACATGATCAGCCACCTGAAGCGCCACTTCAACAAGGGAGAGACGGAGGCCAGCTACCCCGGCGGCTCAGACGCTCAGACGGACGAGCCCG CGCCTTCGGGTCAGGCCTACGAGATCCTGAAGGAGCTGGGGACCAACGTCCAGCTGCTGCCGAACCACAGCACCCCGATGAAGAGCGACACGTACTTCAACCGGAAGATGAAGACCAACAG GCAGCTGGTGTTCTGTTCGCTCGCGGTTCTGGCCGAGGAGAGGAACCCGCTGGAGTGTCTGGATGCTTTTGGAGCCACAG GCATCATGGGCCTCCAGTGGGCCAAACACCTGCGTAGCTCCGTCAGAGTGACCATAACGGACATCAGCGACACCTGCGTCAAAATGATCAGAGAGAACTGCCAGCTGAACAACATCCGGGCCGACGGCGGCTCCCGAGGGCCGCGGGGCCCCGACAGGGCCGGCTGCGAGCCGGAGACGGCCCCCGTCGCCACGGTGGAGGTCGCCAAGATGGACGCTAATGTCATCATGCATCTGCGGCCGTTTGACTACAT CCACCTGGATCCTTTCGGCACGGCCGTGAACTACCTGGATGCTGCCTTCAGAAACGTCCGGAACCTCGGCATCATCTCTGTGACGTCCACCGACACGGGCTCGCTGTACGCCAAGTCGCCCAACGTCACGCTGCGCCACTACGGCTGCCACATCGTACGCACCGAGTACTACAAAGAGCTGGCAGCCCGCATGGTGGTAGCCACGGTAGCCAG GGCGGCGGCGCGCTGTAACAAAGGCATCGAGGTTCTGCTGGCCGTGGCTGTGGAGCACTTTGTGCTGGTGGTGGTGAGGGTCCTCAGGGGCCCGACTCAAGCAGACGAGTCGGCCAAGAAGCTCCGCAAACTGGTCCACTGCCAGTGGTGTGAGGAGAGAGTGTTCCTGAAACTGGGCAACATGGTGGACG ACACCGTTCCCTGTAACTGTCATGGAAGTCTGCCTGGAAAGACGGCGGTGCAGCTGGGGCCTCTGTG GGCCGGCCCTCTGTTCAACACCGGCTTCCTGAGGAGGATGCTGTCTGCCGCCGCGCAGCACAGCATGGACGACATCCAGCCGCTCGTCAAAACGCTCATCTGCGAGTCCGAGTGCACCACGCTCAAGTCGCTGGTGCACGGGTCGTCAGCGCTCAGTAACCAGG tgGAGTGTGGAGTCGTCATCAAGACGCTGCAGGGCGGAGAGGATGGAGGTCCAGCTGATCAGGCCG ggaAAAGGAAAAGCGTGGAGGAATGTGGGAACGTTGTGAAGAAGCTGAAGCCGGATGCGTCTCTGGATCATCCTGCTTTCTACTACAGCCTCCACCGGCACAGCATCCGCCGCATGAACATGCCCAA GTTGAACAAGTTCCTGCAGTACCTGACGGAGGCCGGCTTCAGGGTGAGCCGGACCCACTTCGACCCGACCGGGGTCCGGACCGACGCCACGCTGCAGCAGTTCAAGTCCGTCCTCACCAAGTACAGCGTGCCGACCGGAACCAGCGCCGGCGCCGGCCAGAGCGCCGCCAGCTCCGAGAAGGCGGTCTGA
- the trmt1l gene encoding TRMT1-like protein isoform X2: MLVDLNGAGRKSCPLCPEEKFKACYSHKLRRHLQNLHWKVYVEFKGSRMCICHLACRNPKPSLSGDQVSGRHMAHFHCVVCSVTIARKTDMISHLKRHFNKGETEASYPGGSDAQTDEPAPSGQAYEILKELGTNVQLLPNHSTPMKSDTYFNRKMKTNRQLVFCSLAVLAEERNPLECLDAFGATGIMGLQWAKHLRSSVRVTITDISDTCVKMIRENCQLNNIRADGGSRGPRGPDRAGCEPETAPVATVEVAKMDANVIMHLRPFDYIHLDPFGTAVNYLDAAFRNVRNLGIISVTSTDTGSLYAKSPNVTLRHYGCHIVRTEYYKELAARMVVATVARAAARCNKGIEVLLAVAVEHFVLVVVRVLRGPTQADESAKKLRKLVHCQWCEERVFLKLGNMVDDTVPCNCHGSLPGKTAVQLGPLWAGPLFNTGFLRRMLSAAAQHSMDDIQPLVKTLICESECTTLKSLVHGSSALSNQVECGVVIKTLQGGEDGGPADQAGKRKSVEECGNVVKKLKPDASLDHPAFYYSLHRHSIRRMNMPKLNKFLQYLTEAGFRVSRTHFDPTGVRTDATLQQFKSVLTKYSVPTGTSAGAGQSAASSEKAV; the protein is encoded by the exons ATGCTGGTGGACCTTAATGGTG CGGGCCGGAAGTCCTGCCCTCTGTGTCCGGAGGAGAAGTTTAAAGCGTGCTACAGCCACAAGCTGCGCCGGCACCTGCAGAACCTCCACTGGAAGGTCTATGTGGAGTTCAAAG GAAGCAGGATGTGCATCTGCCACCTGGCCTGCAGGAACCCCAAGCCCAGCCTGAGCGGAGATCAG GTGTCGGGTCGACACATGGCCCACTTCCACTGCGTGGTGTGTTCGGTCACCATCGCCCGGAAGACGGACATGATCAGCCACCTGAAGCGCCACTTCAACAAGGGAGAGACGGAGGCCAGCTACCCCGGCGGCTCAGACGCTCAGACGGACGAGCCCG CGCCTTCGGGTCAGGCCTACGAGATCCTGAAGGAGCTGGGGACCAACGTCCAGCTGCTGCCGAACCACAGCACCCCGATGAAGAGCGACACGTACTTCAACCGGAAGATGAAGACCAACAG GCAGCTGGTGTTCTGTTCGCTCGCGGTTCTGGCCGAGGAGAGGAACCCGCTGGAGTGTCTGGATGCTTTTGGAGCCACAG GCATCATGGGCCTCCAGTGGGCCAAACACCTGCGTAGCTCCGTCAGAGTGACCATAACGGACATCAGCGACACCTGCGTCAAAATGATCAGAGAGAACTGCCAGCTGAACAACATCCGGGCCGACGGCGGCTCCCGAGGGCCGCGGGGCCCCGACAGGGCCGGCTGCGAGCCGGAGACGGCCCCCGTCGCCACGGTGGAGGTCGCCAAGATGGACGCTAATGTCATCATGCATCTGCGGCCGTTTGACTACAT CCACCTGGATCCTTTCGGCACGGCCGTGAACTACCTGGATGCTGCCTTCAGAAACGTCCGGAACCTCGGCATCATCTCTGTGACGTCCACCGACACGGGCTCGCTGTACGCCAAGTCGCCCAACGTCACGCTGCGCCACTACGGCTGCCACATCGTACGCACCGAGTACTACAAAGAGCTGGCAGCCCGCATGGTGGTAGCCACGGTAGCCAG GGCGGCGGCGCGCTGTAACAAAGGCATCGAGGTTCTGCTGGCCGTGGCTGTGGAGCACTTTGTGCTGGTGGTGGTGAGGGTCCTCAGGGGCCCGACTCAAGCAGACGAGTCGGCCAAGAAGCTCCGCAAACTGGTCCACTGCCAGTGGTGTGAGGAGAGAGTGTTCCTGAAACTGGGCAACATGGTGGACG ACACCGTTCCCTGTAACTGTCATGGAAGTCTGCCTGGAAAGACGGCGGTGCAGCTGGGGCCTCTGTG GGCCGGCCCTCTGTTCAACACCGGCTTCCTGAGGAGGATGCTGTCTGCCGCCGCGCAGCACAGCATGGACGACATCCAGCCGCTCGTCAAAACGCTCATCTGCGAGTCCGAGTGCACCACGCTCAAGTCGCTGGTGCACGGGTCGTCAGCGCTCAGTAACCAGG tgGAGTGTGGAGTCGTCATCAAGACGCTGCAGGGCGGAGAGGATGGAGGTCCAGCTGATCAGGCCG ggaAAAGGAAAAGCGTGGAGGAATGTGGGAACGTTGTGAAGAAGCTGAAGCCGGATGCGTCTCTGGATCATCCTGCTTTCTACTACAGCCTCCACCGGCACAGCATCCGCCGCATGAACATGCCCAA GTTGAACAAGTTCCTGCAGTACCTGACGGAGGCCGGCTTCAGGGTGAGCCGGACCCACTTCGACCCGACCGGGGTCCGGACCGACGCCACGCTGCAGCAGTTCAAGTCCGTCCTCACCAAGTACAGCGTGCCGACCGGAACCAGCGCCGGCGCCGGCCAGAGCGCCGCCAGCTCCGAGAAGGCGGTCTGA